Proteins encoded within one genomic window of Saccharopolyspora pogona:
- the tnpC gene encoding IS66 family transposase has protein sequence MGVCDEITVLESSWHVGRGHAVRPTVCVHVHNTTTVFCQWGLRWFDASSPRRGDAEGPQNLHLDLPAAKGKRDAQRSQRVRSKDRKPGGRSGRTGSGLVPALTPDRTETAQVPQSCSGCGSDLAGGADAGLSWTQIWDIPPVRLEKVHYLLPRRRCACCGKTTTAVVPFGQAGAVVYGPNVNAAAILLASAGKVPVEWTAMLMAALLASSTGFVARAHQRFAERLERARFDQAMRSALAAEPVLCADETPVNVARRDTDERGAPVPGSPHVVTVRTPEERLVWYRALPRTKVALRTLGLFSEFTGYLVRDDYTAWHQFDHQIAGVQQCVAHLFRHLQGVLDLHPTQQGWADTARDVLREAHTAVQTAKTTGSDRLDPVLLADLRARYDKVIAWGQTTNRLRDWHKGNHPGYTLAKRLADKADQVWLFTTVLSVPWTDNASEQALKSPKMHQKVSGYWHTLTTLGRFCRVRSYLTSATNHGLRAIDAIHAALTGNPWMPQHATT, from the coding sequence ATGGGAGTGTGTGACGAGATCACCGTCCTCGAAAGCAGCTGGCACGTCGGGCGCGGTCACGCAGTCCGACCTACCGTTTGCGTTCATGTTCACAACACCACAACGGTCTTCTGCCAATGGGGCTTGAGGTGGTTTGACGCCTCCTCCCCCCGCAGGGGCGACGCCGAAGGGCCACAAAACCTTCATCTTGATTTGCCGGCAGCGAAGGGAAAACGCGACGCGCAGCGTTCGCAGCGGGTGCGGTCCAAGGACCGCAAACCCGGCGGCCGGTCAGGACGCACGGGCTCGGGGCTGGTGCCGGCTCTGACGCCGGATCGGACCGAGACCGCGCAGGTGCCCCAGTCCTGTTCAGGGTGTGGGTCGGATCTAGCTGGTGGCGCCGATGCGGGCCTGTCCTGGACACAGATATGGGATATCCCGCCGGTGCGGCTGGAGAAGGTGCACTACCTGCTGCCGCGGCGGCGGTGCGCCTGCTGCGGGAAAACCACCACTGCGGTCGTGCCGTTCGGGCAGGCCGGTGCCGTGGTCTACGGGCCGAACGTCAACGCCGCGGCGATCCTTCTTGCCTCGGCAGGCAAGGTGCCGGTGGAATGGACCGCGATGCTGATGGCGGCCCTGCTGGCCTCATCGACCGGGTTCGTCGCGCGCGCCCACCAACGGTTCGCAGAACGGCTCGAGCGGGCGCGTTTCGACCAGGCGATGCGCTCCGCGTTGGCCGCCGAGCCGGTGCTGTGCGCCGATGAAACCCCGGTCAACGTCGCCCGTAGGGACACCGATGAGCGTGGCGCGCCGGTGCCCGGTTCCCCGCACGTGGTCACTGTGCGCACCCCTGAGGAGCGTCTGGTGTGGTACCGGGCGTTGCCGCGCACCAAGGTGGCCCTGCGCACTCTCGGGCTCTTCAGCGAGTTCACCGGCTATCTCGTGCGTGATGACTACACGGCCTGGCACCAGTTCGACCACCAGATCGCCGGGGTGCAGCAATGCGTAGCCCACCTTTTCCGCCACCTCCAGGGCGTCCTGGACCTGCACCCCACCCAGCAGGGCTGGGCCGACACAGCCCGTGACGTGCTGCGCGAAGCCCACACCGCCGTCCAGACCGCTAAGACGACCGGCTCCGACCGCCTCGACCCAGTACTGCTGGCCGACCTGCGCGCCCGCTACGACAAAGTCATCGCCTGGGGACAGACCACCAACCGACTGCGTGACTGGCACAAAGGCAATCACCCCGGCTATACCCTGGCCAAACGGCTGGCCGACAAGGCCGACCAAGTTTGGCTGTTTACCACCGTGCTTTCCGTGCCCTGGACTGATAACGCATCGGAACAGGCACTGAAAAGCCCCAAAATGCACCAAAAAGTCTCCGGCTACTGGCACACCCTGACCACCCTGGGCAGATTCTGCAGAGTGCGTTCCTACCTGACCAGCGCGACCAACCACGGCCTGCGCGCCATCGACGCCATCCACGCCGCCCTCACCGGCAACCCCTGGATGCCACAACACGCCACAACCTGA